In Silene latifolia isolate original U9 population chromosome X, ASM4854445v1, whole genome shotgun sequence, the following proteins share a genomic window:
- the LOC141618741 gene encoding isovalerate--CoA ligase AAE2-like isoform X2 produces MYELHLAVPMSGAVLCTLNTRLDSPMISTLLAHSQAKVLFVDSHSLDTALDAIHLLSSSNSPPLLVRITDTEIESPVPDTSIDIKHYEYNNLIDQGDDQFSPILPAQESDPISVNYTSGTTSRPKGVVYSHRGAYLNAISTFLLHDMPSMPTYLWTVPMFHCNGWCLPWGVAALGGTNICLRKVTPKAIFDNIVLHKVTHMGAAPTVLNMIVNAPLSDQRPLPHKVRLLTGGSPPPPQILSKMEDLGFEVGHLYGLTETYGPATYCVWKPEWDSLAPHEKARLKSRQGVQHIGLEDVDIKDPVTMESVPFDGKTIGEIMFRGNTVMSGYLKDLNATKEAFKGGWFHSGDLAVRHPDGYIEIKDRLKDVIISGGENISSVEVETVLYSHPAILEAAVVARPDDHWGETPCAVVKLKDGYEVQAEEVILFCRNNLPHYMAPKTVIFQDLPKTATGKIQKFLLREKVKALGSLH; encoded by the exons ATGTACGAGTTGCATCTCGCAGTTCCCATGTCTGGTGCAGTTCTATGCACTCTTAACACCCGTCTTGACTCGCCCATGATTTCGACACTTCTGGCACATTCTCAAGCTAAGGTCTTGTTTGTTGATTCCCACTCACTCGACACAGCTTTAGACGCGATCCATCTACTATCCTCATCCAACTCACCACCACTTCTTGTACGAATTACAGACACAGAAATCGAGTCTCCTGTACCCGACACTAGTATTGATATTAAGCATTATGAATACAACAATCTGATAGACCAGGGTGATGACCAATTCAGTCCCATACTCCCCGCGCAAGAGTCTGATCCAATTAGCGTGAATTACACCTCAGGGACTACTTCCCGCCCCAAGGGCGTTGTTTATAGTCACAGAGGCGCGTACCTCAATGCCATATCCACCTTTTTGCTTCATGACATGCCTTCCATGCCTACTTATCTTTGGACCGTTCCAATGTTTCACTGCAACGGTTGGTGCCTTCCTTGGGGCGTTGCAGCCCTAGGAGGCACCAATATTTGCCTTAGGAAGGTCAcccctaaggctattttcgacaACATTGTCCTACATAAGGTCACCCACATGGGGGCCGCTCCCACCGTGTTGAACATGATTGTCAACGCGCCCCTCAGTGATCAAAGGCCCCTTCCTCATAAGGTTCGGTTGCTCACTGGGGGATCTCCTCCGCCCCCTCAGATCCTCTCAAAGATGGAAGATTTGGGATTTGAAGTCGGTCACTTGTATGGCCTCACCGAGACCTATGGACCCGCTACTTACTGTGTTTGGAAGCCGGAGTGGGACTCTTTGGCTCCTCATGAAAAAGCGAGGCTTAAGTCTAGACAAGGGGTGCAGCATATTGGCTTGGAGGATGTTGATATTAAAGATCCTGTGACCATGGAGAGTGTTCCGTTTGATG GAAAAACCATTGGAGAAATAATGTTCAGAGGAAACACAGTAATGAGTGGTTATTTGAAAGACTTAAATGCGACCAAGGAAGCGTTTAAAGGAGGTTGGTTTCATTCTGGTGATCTTGCTGTTAGACACCCTGATGGTTATATCGAAATCAAAGACAGGTTAAAGGATGTCATCATTTCCGGAGGGGAGAATATAAGCAGTGTTGAGGTAGAGACTGTTCTGTATAGTCATCCTGCGATTTTGGAAGCCGCGGTTGTGGCAAGGCCTGATGATCACTGGGGTGAAACTCCTTGTGCAGTTGTCAAATTAAAGGATGGATATGAGGTACAAGCTGAGGAAGTAATCTTGTTTTGTCGTAATAATTTACCTCATTACATGGCTCCTAAAACTGTCATCTTTCAAGACCTTCCGAAAACTGCAACAGGGAAGATTCAGAAGTTTCTTCTTAGGGAAAAGGTGAAGGCCTTGGGCAGCCTTCACTGA
- the LOC141618744 gene encoding uncharacterized protein LOC141618744: MRAPSILSQCLPGLLPLDRGSHSISSVSDKDAHFPMPAVEILPSKVSQHSKFNGESVDVQGLHSFKGNISVGHIVGFSGPELICTKIDGSCKSWDSSIDLLNALKHEIRDGKLSFRGKRVLELSCNYGLPGIFACLKGACTVHFQDTNAETIRCATVPNVLANLEQARDWQNRQPEGLLTPSRQPLAPSVHFYAGDWEELPAVLSVVKTDAFEITPGMSMCFSEDDFNDACSSQDGSITGQESSAKPRRSRKLSGNRAWERASEADHGEGGYDVILITDIPSSVTSLKKFYTLIKKCLRPPYGVLYLATKKNYVVFNNGARQLKSILDDEGIYGAHLVKEMTDREIWKFFLK; the protein is encoded by the exons ATGCGTGCCCCGTCAATCTTGTCTCAGTGTTTACCTGGCTTGTTACCTCTTGATCGAGGAAGTCACAGCATCTCTTCTGTTTCGGATAAAGATGCACATTTTCCAATGCCTGCTGTCGAAATTCTCCCATCTAAA GTATCACAACATTCCAAGTTCAATGGGGAGAGCGTTGATGTTCAAGGCCTCCATTCATTCAAG GGGAATATTAGTGTTGGACATATAGTTGGCTTCAGTGGACCAGAATTGATATGTACAAAAATTGATG GGTCCTGCAAATCTTGGGATAGTTCAATTGATCTTTTAAATGCCCTCAAGCATGAGATCCGTGATGGAAAATTGAGCTTCAGAGGGAAAAGAGTCCTTGAG CTTTCTTGCAACTATGGCCTGCCTGGTATCTTTGCATGCTTGAAG GGTGCGTGTACAGTGCATTTTCAAGATACTAATGCTGAAACAATAAGATGTGCAACAGTTCCCAATGTGCTGGCTAATCTAGAACAGGCTCGGGACTGGCAAAACCGGCAACCTGAGGGTCTTCTGACTCCATCAAGGCAACCTTTGGCACCATCTGTGCATTTTTACGCTGGAGATTGGGAGGAATTACCCGCTGTCTTATCTGTAGTGAAAACTGACGCTTTTGAAATAACACCAGGAATGAGCATGTGTTTTTCGGAGGATGATTTTAATGATGCGTGTAGTAGTCAAGATGGCAGCATTACTGGTCAAGAGTCCTCTGCAAAACCAAGGCGCTCGAGGAAGCTTTCTGGCAACCGAGCTTGGGAAAGGGCTAGTGAGGCAGATCACGGGGAAGGCGGTTATGATGTTATATTGATAACTGATATCCCTTCATCAGTAACCTCCCTGAAGAAGTTTTACACACTAATAAAGAAG TGTTTACGGCCTCCATATGGAGTACTATATTTGGCAACAAAGAAGAATTATGTCGTCTTCAACAATGGAGCTCGGCAGTTGAAGAGCATCCTGGATGATGAAGGAATTTACGGAGCCCATTTAGTCAAAGAAATGACCGACAGGGAGATTTGGAAGTTTTTCCTCAAATAA